Proteins from a single region of Punica granatum isolate Tunisia-2019 chromosome 8, ASM765513v2, whole genome shotgun sequence:
- the LOC116189120 gene encoding uncharacterized protein LOC116189120, which yields MEDGNDKEKKRPRSESGLDSPVSDLTRADSFSSSGPDPDSPESKRLRVESDLDSPEVKRIQDDLLNILDDSDGTADRDPAIQGLDSVIRSFEEEILVPAQPPVALDRADAQTELGYLLEASDDELGLPPSFGPLEDERKSEAAEAPATSGFGFNDSLGFDDELPNYDSFELGMCGGPEVGSHNNHENDGQFVTLGGLFDFTDDGGDGSELLWRPESLPAM from the coding sequence ATGGAAGACGGTAACGACAAGGAGAAGAAGCGGCCGCGGTCCGAGTCAGGCCTCGACTCGCCCGTGTCTGATCTGACCCGGGCGGACTCGTTCAGCTCGTCCGGACCGGATCCGGACTCGCCCGAGTCCAAGCGGCTGAGGGTCGAGTCCGATCTGGACTCGCCGGAGGTGAAGAGGATCCAGGACGACCTCCTAAACATTCTCGACGACTCCGACGGCACCGCGGACCGAGATCCGGCGATCCAGGGTCTCGATTCGGTCATCCGGAGCTTCGAGGAGGAGATACTCGTCCCGGCCCAGCCGCCAGTGGCGTTAGACCGCGCCGACGCGCAGACGGAGCTTGGCTACCTCCTGGAAGCCTCCGACGACGAGCTAGGCCTCCCTCCCAGCTTCGGCCCGTTGGAGGATGAGAGGAAGAGCGAGGCTGCCGAGGCTCCGGCGACATCAGGCTTTGGGTTTAATGATTCGTTAGGATTTGACGACGAGTTGCCTAACTACGACTCCTTCGAGCTCGGAATGTGCGGCGGGCCGGAAGTCGGAAGTCATAATAATCATGAGAACGATGGCCAGTTTGTGACATTAGGAGGTCTGTTTGATTTTACGGATGACGGCGGCGATGGGTCGGAGTTGTTGTGGCGGCCGGAGTCGCTGCCGGCTATGTGA